A DNA window from Ipomoea triloba cultivar NCNSP0323 chromosome 10, ASM357664v1 contains the following coding sequences:
- the LOC116032208 gene encoding serine/threonine-protein kinase SRK2A-like — MEKYELVKDIGSGNFGVARLMRNKETKELVAMKYIERGLKIDENVAREIINHRSLRHPNIIRFKEVVLTPTHLAIVMEYAAGGELFERICNVGRFSEDEARYFFQQLISGVSYCHSLQICHRDLKLENTLLDGSPAPRLKICDFGYSKSSLLHSRPKSTVGTPAYIAPEVLSRREYDGKTADVWSCGVTLYVMLVGAYPFEDHDDPKNFRKTIQRIMSVQYKIPDYVHISQDCRHLLSRIFVANPARRITIKDIKSHPWFLKNLPRELTEVAQAAYYRRENPTFSLQSVEEIMKIVDEAKTPPPASRSIGGFGWEDEEDEKKEGDVEEEEQQQEDEDEEEGEDGEDEYEKQLKRAHESGEVRVT, encoded by the exons atggagaaatatgAGCTTGTTAAGGATATTGGGTCTGGTAATTTCGGTGTGGCCAGGCTTATGAGGAACAAGGAGACAAAGGAGCTTGTGGCCATGAAGTACATCGAGAGAGGACTTAAG ATTGATGAGAATGTGGCCCGAGAGATCATAAACCACAGATCACTTCGTCACCCGAACATCATTCGGTTCAAGGAG GTGGTTCTGACTCCCACTCATCTTGCCATTGTAATGGAATATGCAGCGGGTGGAGAGCTCTTTGAGCGCATCTGCAATGTGGGAAGATTCAGTGAGGATGAG GCTAGGTACTTCTTCCAGCAGCTTATCTCCGGAGTCAGCTACTGTCACTCTTTG CAAATATGTCATAGAGATCTGAAGCTGGAGAATACCCTCTTGGATGGAAGCCCGGCGCCTCGCCTGAAGATTTGTGATTTTGGCTACTCAAAG TCATCTCTGCTGCATTCAAGACCAAAATCAACTGTTGGCACTCCAGCGTATATTGCTCCAGAGGTTCTGTCTCGGAGAGAGTATGATGGCAAG ACGGCAGATGTTTGGTCTTGCGGAGTGACACTTTATGTGATGCTGGTTGGTGCATACCCTTTCGAAGACCATGATGATCCTAAGAACTTCAGGAAAACTATTCAG CGTATAATGTCTGTGCAGTACAAGATTCCCGACTATGTCCATATTTCACAGGATTGTAGGCACCTTCTTTCTCGGATATTTGTCGCCAATCCAGCAAGG AGGATAACGATTAAAGATATCAAGTCCCACCCGTGGTTTTTGAAGAATCTGCCAAGAGAATTAACGGAAGTGGCACAAGCAGCCTATTACAGACGAGAAAACCCGACCTTTTCCCTTCAAAGCGTGGAGGAGATCATGAAAATTGTGGACGAAGCCAAGACTCCCCCTCCGGCTTCTCGTTCCATTGGAGGTTTTGGCTGGGAAGACGAAGAGGACGAGAAGAAAGAAGGCGacgtagaagaagaagaacaacaacaagaagACGAAGATGAAGAGGAGGGCGAAGACGGAGAAGATGAATATGAAAAGCAACTGAAGCGAGCTCACGAGAGCGGAGAAGTTCGCGTGACTTGA